From a region of the Takifugu flavidus isolate HTHZ2018 chromosome 20, ASM371156v2, whole genome shotgun sequence genome:
- the sec14l7 gene encoding SEC14-like protein 2, whose amino-acid sequence MKVHLCVCVCVRVCVWEAWRPFPRLPAVPPTGPQPLSGSGSTGDNMSGRVGDMSPKQDEVLTEFRGRIQDILPDLPAQHDHYLLRWLRARNFNAVKAEAMIRKHLEFRLKMKVDTIISDWKPPEVIERYVSGGMCGYDREGSPIWYDLVGPLDPKGLLMSASKQDFLKTKIRHTEMLRQECRRQSEKLGKNIEAITLIYDCEGLGLKHIWKPAIDTYGEILTMFEDNYPEGLKRVFLIKTPKMFPMAYNLIKHFLCEETRQKIIVLGSNWQEVLRAHIDPDQLPVAYGGNLSDPDGDPRCRTMIKYGGTVPKSYYVQDSVSVQYDNSVTISRGSTFQLEYDVEAPSSLLRWQFASDGADIGFGVYRRTKRGGGQKVTDMLQVLPSERYNAHLVPEDSCLTCSEPGVYVLCFDNSYSILQSKKVSYKVEVLPPPEEPMQNPRSRGEQRLQ is encoded by the exons ATGAAagtccacctgtgtgtgtgcgtgtgcgtgcgtgtgtgtgtgtgggaggcgTGGCGTCCGTTCCCTCGTCTACCTGCTGTTCCCCCCACTGGCCCTCAGCCACTTTCTGGCTCCGGCAGCACAGGAGACAACATGAGCGGACGAGTGGGAGACATGAGCCCGAAGCAGGATGAGGTCCTAACTGAG TTTCGGGGCAGGATCCAGGACATTCTCCCCGATTTGCCCGCGCAGCACGACCACTACCTCCTGCGCTGGCTGAGAG CGCGAAACTTTAATGCTGTGAAAGCAGAGGCCATGATCAGAAAG cacctggagttcaggctgaagatgaaggtggACACCATCATCTCTGACTGGAAACCTCCGGAG GTGATTGAGCGCTACGTGTCCGGAGGGATGTGCGGCTACGACAGAGAGGGCAGCCCCATCTGGTACGACCTGGTCGGTCCTCTGGACCCTAAAGGTCTCCTGATGTCAGCGAGCAAGCAGGACTTCCTGAAAACGAAGATCAGACACACGGAGATGCTGCGGCAGGAGTGTCGTAGGCAGTCGGAGAAG cTGGGGAAGAACATCGAAGCCATCACTCTGATCTACGACTGCGAGGGACTCGGCCTGAAGCACATCTGGAAACCCGCCATCGACACTTACGGAGag ATCCTCACCATGTTTGAAGATAACTATCCCGAAGGACTGAAAAGAGTGTTCCTCATCAAAA CTCCCAAAATGTTTCCCATGGCCTACAACCTGATCAAACACTTCCTCTGTGAGGAGACGCGGCAGAAGATCATCGTTTTAGGAA GTAACTGGCAGGAGGTGTTGCGAGCTCACATCGACCCGGATCAGCTTCCTGTGGCGTACGGGGGGAACCTGTCGGATCCGGACGGCGACCCTCGCTGCAGAACCATG ATCAAATATGGTGGAACGGTGCCAAAGTCCTACTATGTCCAGGACTCTGTGAGCGTTCAGTACGACAACAGCGTGACCATCAGCCGAGGGTCCACGTTCCAGCTGGAGTATGACGTCGAAGCACCCAGCAGCCTCCTGAG GTGGCAGTTTGCTAGCGACGGAGCGGATATTGGATTTGGAGTTTACAGACGCACCAAGCGGGGCGGCGGACAGAAAGTGACCGACATGCTCCAGGTTCTGCCCAGCGAGCGCTACAACGCCCACCTGGTCCCCGAGGACAGCTGCCTCACCTGCTCCGAGCCTGGAGTCT ACGTGCTGTGTTTCGACAACAGCTACAGCATCCTGCAGTCCAAGAAGGTGAGCTACAAAGTGGAGGTTCTCCCCCCTCCAGAGGAGCCGATGCAGAATCCCCGGAGCCGAGGAGAGCAGAGGCTGCAGTGA